CATCTCCTCGTCGAGCTCGCCGACGCGTGCGTTCTGCGCCTCGCCGGCGACGAAGACGCCGAACAGCCCGCGGTCGGGGATCGTCCCGCCGCTGGTCACCGCGATGCGCTGCGACCCCGGCCGGCCGGTCAGCGTGCCGTGATCGCGGTCCCACACGACGCGCGGGCGCAGCTCGGCGAACTCGTCGGACGGGAACCTCCCCGACACCAGGTCGAGGGTCGCCTCGAACGCCGAGCGGGGGAGCGAGCGGAAGGGCGCGCTCCGCTTCAGGGTCTCGTACCAGCCCTCGACGTCGACCGGACCGAGTGCGCAGGCGGCGACGGTCTGCTGCGCGAGGATGTCGAGAGGGTTCTGGGGGACCTGGATCGCCTCGATCTGCCCGGCCAGCATCCGCTCGGTCACGACGGCGGTGTGCAGCACGTCGCCGCGGTGCTTGGGGAACAGCGCGGCCCGGCTCACCTCGCCGACCTGGTGTCCGGCGCGGCCGATGCGCTGCAGGCCCGAGGCCGCCGACGGCGGTGCTTCGACCTGGATCACGAGGTCGACCGCGCCCATGTCGATGCCGAGCTCGAGGCTCGACGTCGCGACGACGCACCGCAGGACGCCGGACTTCAGCTCTTCTTCGACCTGCGCGCGCTGCTCCTTCGAGACGGAGCCGTGGTGGGCCTTCGCGAGCACCGGATCCGCCCCGGCCGTCGCCCCGGCCTGCGCCTCCCCGGTCGCCCCTCCACGCGTCGCCTGCGCGCCGCGCGGAGCCTCTGCTCCGTGGGCCCCCGTGGCGGCCGGGACGGTCGGCTCCGGGAGGTCGAGCCCCAGCCGTTCGCTGTAGATCTCGTTGAGTCGCCCCGTGAGCCGCTCGGCGAGGCGACGTGAGTTGCAGAAGACGATGGTGGATCGCTGCTGCAGGATGCGGTCGACGATCGCCTCTTCGACGTGCGGCCACACCGAGCCGGTCATGTCGGTCGATTCGGGACGGCGGCGCGGACCCGAGTCGAGGAACCAGTCCTCGTCATCGGGCGCGGCGTCGGCGGCATCCGTCGTGGTCTCGCTGCCCGGGGCGGGAGGCGGGTTGACCATGTCGTCGATGGGGACGACGACGCGCATGTCGAACGCCTTCGTCGCGCGCGGCGCGACGATCTCGACGGGCGCGGCGCCGCCCAGGAACCGCGCGACCTCGTCGATGGGGCGGACGGTGGCCGACAGCCCGATGCGCTGCGCGGGGGCGGCGGCGGGGTCGTGGGCCTGCCGCAGCGCGTCGAGCCGTTCGAGGCTCACCGCGAGGTGCGCCCCGCGCTTGGTCGCCGCCACCGCGTGCACCTCGTCGACGATGACGGTGTGCACGTCGCGCAGCGTCTCGCCGGCGCGGCTCGTGAGCATGAGGTACAGCGACTCGGGTGTCGTGATGAGGATGTCCGGCGGCGCCTGCACGAGCTTGCGCCGGTCGCTCGACGTCGTGTCGCCGGAGCGCACGCCCACCGAGACGGCCGGCACCTCGAGTCCCAGCCGCCGGGCCGACTGCCCGATGCCGACGAGCGGCGAGCGGAGGTTGCGCTCGACGTCGACTCCCAGCGCCTTGAGCGGCGAGATGTAGAGGATGCGGGTCCCGCGCGGCGGGTCGCCGCGGCGGCGAGAGCCGGAGGCGGTCGGGGCGGGCGCGGCATCCAGATCGTGGAACACACGGTCGATCGCCCACAGGAACGCCGACAGCGTCTTGCCCGAGCCGGTCGGGGCCACGACGAGGGCGTGCTTGCCCTGCGAGATCGCCCGCCACGCTCCGGTCTGTGCGTCCGTCGGCTGCGCGAAGGCACCCCGGAACCAGTCCTGGGTGGCAGGACCGAAGCTCTCGAGCACATCGCCCACCCCACCATCTTGCTCTCCGCCGCCGACATCGGCGCGGCTGTGGACAACGGGTCCGAGGCGAGCGGCGCCTCGGCTAGTGTCACCTCACGCCGAAACCTGGGGAGAGCATGCGTCGAGACGCCGTCCTGTCCGCCGTCCCGCTCGCCCTCGCCGCCCTGCTCGCGGGCTGCGCGAGCTCCCCGGCGGCGCCGGCGGTGACCGAGACCGTCGCGGCGGCCACGCCGACGCCGACTCCCACGCCGACGCCCGAGGTCCTTCTCATCGGCGCTGGAGGGAGGCCGCCGACCGTGTTCGGCGGCGACTGCGCCGCGGCGCTTCCGGCGACCGCGATCGAAGAGGCGGTCGGGATCTCATCGGCCACGGTCGAGGCGCGTCGCGAGTCCGCGACGGTGGCCAACGTCGGCGGGCTGGCATGCTCGTGGCGCGGGCAGAATTCGGCCGGCGGCGAGAGCTCCGGCAGCGTCTGGATCCTCCCGCAGGCGGGGCTGGGCGACGCCGCCCTGAGCTCCGCGGACGAGGACTACTACTTCGGCGAGTGCGAGGGGTACTGGTGCTCGTGGCGCACCACGGCGGATGGGCTCGAGATCATCGGCGGCTCAGGGGATCCAGAGGCGGTCACGCGCGCCGGCGCCGATGCTCAGGGCTCCGCCCTCGGCGCGCTCATGCCGAGGGCTCTCGACGACGAGCCGTGGGAACGCGATCGCACCGGGTGGTGGCAGGCCGACTCCTGCAATGCGCTCGCCGCGGGGCTGGGCGAGAGCCTCGGGGCCTCGATCGCGTGGGCGCCGATGGGGTACCACGACGTGCCCGCGCCGGCACATGCTCTGGTCGACATCGCGTCGCACACGTCGTGGTGTCTGCTGACCGGCGGAGAGCCTCAGGGCGACGGTCCGCACTTCGCAGAGGTCCGGCTCGATGCGGGCATCGCGTGGTCGGTGCCCGGGGACTACACCGCCACCGCGCACCCGGTCGACGCTGCGGGCGTCACGGCGTACTCCGTGGAAGAGAACCTGGCCTACTCCTTGGGCTCGTCCGTCCTGCTCACCGACGGCGTGAACGTGATGCAGCTGACGGTGGTGCCCGACGGTCCGTGGCCGGCCGCAGACGTCGTGGAGGCCGCTGCGGAGTGGATCGCGTCGACCGCGTCGCAGCCGTAATCGACGACCGCGGGCGGACGTCACCGCGCGACTAGGAAGTGACGTCCACGTCGGCGAGTGTCCCGGCGGATGTGAGCGCCAGGACCCGGTCCAGGCCGAGCCGTGCCAGGAACGCGTCGTCGTGGCTGACGACGAGCACCGCACCGCGGTAGGCCGACAGCGCTGCGACCAGCTGGTCGACGGTGTCGAGGTCGAGGTTGTTGGTCGGCTCGTCCAGCACCAGCAGCTGCGGCGGCGGGTCGGCGAGCAGCAGGCGCGCCAGCGCGACGCGGAATCGCTCCCCGCCCGACAGCGATGCGACGGGTCGGTCGACCGCGGCGCCCCGGATGAGGAACCGGGCGAGGCGGTTGCGCAGCAGGGCCGCGTCGACCCCCGGGGCGGCCGCCGACACGTTGTCGAGGACGGATGCCGCGTCGTCCAGCCCGTCGACCCGCTGCGGCAGGTAGCCGACGCGGTCGGTGAGCGCCCGCGCCGTGCACGTACGCAGGAGAACCCGGGCCGCAGCGGTCGGCATCCGCTCCTCTTCGTCGGTTCTTCCTGCATTCGTGCTCACCGCCGGTGCGTGGCCGTCGCCGTCTCCCGCCGACGCCACGAGCTGTTCGAGCAGCGTCGTCTTGCCGGCGCCGTTCGGACCCACCAGCGCGACGCGCTCCGGGCCCTGGATCACCCACGTGCGCTCGCCGTCGCACAGCTCGGCGAGCCGGCGTCCCGCCGGCACGGACGGATCGGGCAGGTCGATCCGCACGGTGTCGTCGTCGCGGACGCGGCGCTCCGCGGCATCGAGCGCGGTGCGCGCCGACGCCTCGCGGTCGGCCTTCTCGCCGCGGAGCTTTCCGGCCGAGACCTGCGCAGCGCGCTTGAGCCCGCCCGCGACGATCGGGGGCACGCGCTTCTCGAGCTGTGCCTTGCGGCCATAGGCCTGACGGCGCGCGAGCTTGGTCTCGGCCTCGATGCGCTCGCGCTTCTCGCGCCGCACGACCTGGGCGGCGGCGCGCTCGGCCTGCCGTGCCGCATCCTGCTCGGCGTCCAGCCAAGCGCGCCACTGCGAGTACGGTCCGCCGAACACGCTCAGCTCATCGCCGTACAGCTCCGCTGTCTCGTCCATGAGTTCCAGCAGCGCCGTGTCATGGCTCACGACGACGAGAGCGCCGCGCCACGACCGCACCATCTCGTGCAGCAGGGTGCGCGCGTCGCGGTCGAGGTTGTTGGTGGGTTCGTCCAGCAGCGTGATGGGTGCGCGCCGCAGGCGGATGCCGGTGACGGCGGCCAGCACCGCCTCGCCCCCGGACAGCTCCCCGACGCTCCGGTCGAGCATGCCGGGTTCGAGCCCCGCCTCGGCGAGTGCCGCGTGGGCGCGTGCCTCGATGTCCCAGTCGTCGCCGACGGCGTCGAAGTGGCGGGGATCCGGGTCGCCCGACTCGATGGCGCGCAGCGCCCCGAGGGCCGCCCCCACGCCGAGCAGGTCGGCGACGCCCCGGTCGACGTCGAGCGTGAGGCGCTGCGGCAGGAAGGCGACGTCGGCCGACCGCGCGATGTGGCCCGCGGCGGGCGTCAGCCCACCGGCGATGAGCCGCAGCAGCGTCGATTTGCCGGAGCCGTTGCGGCCGACCAGGCCCGTGCGGCCCGTGCCGAAGGATCCCGAGACGTCGGTCAGGGCGGGGGTGCCGTCGGGCCACGCGAACGAGACGCGGTCGAGGACGAGTGAGGGGGTCGTTGTGTGAGCGGGCATGAGGGCCTCCGGTGTCGGTCATGTGCTGACACGCGGATGCCGCCACGAGCGGATACGGCGGTATGCCGGAGGTGCCCGGAGGAGCGGCGGGTCGACGGTCAGCGCGGATGGGGGCGCCGGCACGTCGATACGACGGATCAGCGCGTGGTCACGCGGTCGCGTCGGTGCTCTTCAACGGTTCGTTCCTCACACTCGGGAAGGGGGCGATGGCAACCATAGTGCACCGCGCGGCTGTGCGGGTACTGTCAGAGCATGTCCGACGGAGGCGACGGGGGCGGCCCGCCAGAGGAGCGCAAGCCGGATGCCGCCAGCTGGGGAGCCGGCATCGCGATCGGCGTCGGCGCCGGCGTCGCGATCGGCGTCGCCCTGGGCAACCTCCCGCTGGGCATCGCCATCGGCGCGGGCATCGGCATCCCGATGGCGATCGCGCTGTCGGAGGGCAAGCGCCGCCGCGGGAGCGGCGGGTCCTAGTCCGCGCCGGACGCGAACCCCTCCAGCTGCTTGTCGAGGAACGCGCGCACGTCGTCGAGCTCGGCTTCGGACACGCTGTGCGTCAGCCCCGGGTAGACGCGTCCGGACAGGTCGGTGTGGGCGGGGAGCCACTCGACGGTGTGTTCGACCAGCGGCGACGGGATCACGTCGTCGCGCGTGCCGCGGCCCCAGAAGACGGGCGGGCGCACCTCGGCGAGCTCGGCGTCGCGCGGGAGGGCGCCCGGGGTGGCGTATCCGCTCAGGTTCACGGCGTAGGCGAAGCGCTCGGGCTGCAGCCGCAGCGCCTGCAGCGACACGGCGGCGCCCTGCGAGAACCCGAGGAGACCGACGGATGCCGCCGGAGCGGCGTGCGCATCCACCCACGCGATGAGGGCTTCGCCGGCCGCCGTCACGTGCGACGGATCTCGGCCGTCGAGCCCCTCGATGGGGTACCACGAGCGGCCGGGCATGGGCCAGGGCGGTGCGAGCGGGGCGGCGACCGACGCCACGACGAACTCGGCGGGCAGATACGCCGTCAGCCCGAACAGGTCGCGCTCGTCCGAGCCGTAGCCGTGCAGCAGCACGATCAGGTGGCGCCCGGCGAGGTCGGTCGGGGTATGCGACCACAGGACGGCCGCGGCGTCGAGGGCGAGCGGTTCCGGCATGGATGCCATCCTGCCATCGCGCGCCGACGGCATCGCCTGCCGGTGGCCGTGCCCGTCAGATCTTGATCGGGAACGTCAGCAGGATGGCGATGCCGACGATGTCGAGGACGACCGCCATCCCGAGCAGAGCCCGCCCGACCCAGGTCTTGACGTCGCGCTGCGACATGGCGGTCAGGAACAGCACGAGGGCGAACATGACCGTCAGCAGCGAATAGTCGTCGCCGCGCTGGTTGTTCTCGAGCGCCGCGGCGAACTTCTCGTCCGCTGTTTCCGACAGCTCCACCGCCTCCTCGGTCCCCGGGGGAACGTATTCCTCCCGGGCGAACGGCGAGTTCTCGACCATGCCGTCGGCGACCCAGGCCTCGTACGCCGGAGTGAACCACGGTGTGAAGCGCGCCTCGACGTAGTCGGCGAGCCGGTCGTCCTCGTCGGCCTTGGCGCCGATCCACAGCGTGTACACGCTCAGGTCGAGCTGGCGGGCCGACTGCGCCTCGCCCTCGGCGGCGGTCGACTGGATGCGTGCGGAGGACGCCTGGCTGAAGGCGATCGACATCTCGCCGCCCCACTTGGACGCCTCGAAGCCGCACCAGGCGGTCAGGACGGCGGTGATCGACAGGACGAACACCGCCACGATGTCCTGGATGCGCTGGATCGTGCTCTCGCCGTCGTCGCCGCTCACGGTCATTCCCCTGTCTGCATGTTGAGGGTAAGGATAGAGGCATTCGCGGCCGTCGTGCACGCATCCCGCGGGGGGCGGTATACAGGACGCATGGCCGTTCGCACTCCTGATCCGGAGCCGGCGGGCGACGAGCCCTTCGGGCCGCCGTCCGGCAGCGTCTCCAACCCCGCCTGGCTGACCGACATCGAGCTCGCCGAGGTCCGTCGGCGACTGCCGATGCTCTACGTCGAGGCGATCCCCGTCCGCACCGACGGCATGGGGATGGTCACCCAGGTCGGGATCCTGCTGCGCGCGACGCCGGTCGGCGAGATCACGCGCTCGATCGTCTCCGGCCGCGTCCGCTACGGCGAGACCGTCCGCGACGCGCTGTTCCGGCATCTCGAGAACGACCTCGGCCCGATGGCCTTCCCCCTCCTTCCGCCCCAGCCGGTGCCGTTCACGGTCGCGGAGTACTTCCCGCTGCCGGGAGTGACGGCCTTCCACGACGACCGGCAGCACGCCGTGTCGCTCGCCTTCGTGGTGCCGGTCACCGGGACCTGCGAGCCCCGGCAGGACGCGCTCGAAGTGACCTGGATGGCACCCGAGGAGGCGGCGTCGGAGTCGCTGGCCGCCGAGATGGAGGGTGGGCGCGGAACGCTCGTGCGCATGGCTCTCGCGAGCGTCGGGGCGTTGCCCTGACAGGACCGTCGGCCGCGGCCCGTAGGCTCGACGCGTGACCGACACCGAACCGCTGCCGCTGCCCACCGACGTCGACGGCTGGATCGCGTTCGCGACCGATCGGCCCGTGGGCCGGCGCGCACGCGTCGCTCACATCGACGAGACGCTTCGGACGGACGCCGGGCTGAGCGTGCTCGAGCGCCTGCGGCTGTGGAACGATGCGGAGGCCGCGCTTCGCGAGGCGCTCGACGCGAGCTACCTGGTGAGCGAGTCGCACCCCGATGCCCGCGTTCGCGAGGCCGCGGAGGCGCAGATCGAGCAGACGGAGTCGCTCGCGAGCTCGCGCCTGCTCGACCGAGGACTGTGGGCGGTCTTCGCGGATGCCGCCGATGAGGGCCTCGACGGGCAGGCCGCGCGGATGCTGGCGCACCTGCGCCGCGACTTCCGCCGGGGCGGCGTCGATCTCGACGATTCGGCGCGCGAGCGCGTGCGCGAACTGACCGACCGTGACAGCGCGCTGTGCGTGGCGTTCTCGCGGAACCTGCGCGAGAGCCGTCGCGAGATCCGCGTCGACCCCGCGGCACTCGCCGGGCTGCCTCAGGACTTCGTCGACGCCCACCCGGTCGGCGACGACGGCATGGTGCGGCTGACGACCGACTACCCCGACCTCATGCCCGTGCGGGAATACGCATCCGATCGCGCGACGCGCGCGGCGCTGGTGGCCGCCTACAACGACCTGGCGTGGCCCGCGAACGAGCCGGTGCTCGCGGAGCTCCTCGCGGTGCGCGCCGAGCGCGCGGAGCTCCTCGGCTACACCGACTGGGCGGATTTCGAGGCCGAGCCGCGCATGATCGGCTCCGGTGCCGAGATCCCGCGCTTCCTCGGCAGGCTCGACGCCGCCTCGCGGGAGGCGGCGGCGCAGGAGTACCCCGTGCTCCTGGAGCGTCTGCGCCGCGATGCGCCCGGCGCCGACGAGGTCGCGCTCTCGGACTTCTGGTACCTGCTGTCGACCCTCAAGCACGAGCGGTTCGATGTCGACCCGCAGCTCGTCCGCTCCTTCTTCCGCTTCGAGCGGGTCGTCGACGGCGTGCTCGCCACGACTTCGCGCCTGCTGGACGTCGAGTACACGCCCGTGGACGCACCGAGCTGGCACGAGGACGTCCGCACGTACGACGTCGTGCGGGCAGGCGCCCGGCTCGGCCGCATCCACCTCGACCTGCACCCGCGCGACGGCAAGTACGGGCACGCGGCGTGCTTCGGCCTCGTGCCCGGCATCGCGGGCAGGCAGCTGCCCGAGTCGGTGCTGCTGTGCAACTTCTCCCGCGGCCTGCTCACGCACGACGAGGTCGTGACGTTCTTCCACGAGTTCGGACACCTCGTCCACGCGATCCTGGGCGGCCATCAGCCGTGGGTGCGCTTCAGCGGCGTGGAGACCGAGTGGGACTTCGTCGAGGCGCCCAGCCAGCTGCTCGAGGAATGGGCGTGGGATGCGGACGTCCTGGCGACATTCGCCCGCAACGACGCCGGCGAGGCGATCCCCGCCGAACTCGTCGAGCGCATGCGCACGGCCGACGCCTTCGGTCGCGCCCTCGAAGTGCGCCGACAGCTCGGCCACGCCACCGTGTCCTACCGGCTCCACGTCGAGCACCCCGCCGATCTGCAGGCCGCGACCGAGACGATCTACGCCACGACCAGCCCCGTCCAGCCCCTGCCGGGGCTGCATCCGTACGCCGGGTTCGGGCACCTGACCGGGTACGGCGCCTGCTACTACACGTACCAGTGGAGCCTCGTGATCGCGCGCGATCTGCTGAGCGCCTTCGCGGGCGACCTCATGGACCCCGGTGTCGCCGCCCGCTACCGCGCCGAGATCCTCGAACGCGGCGGCAGTCGCGACGCCACGGACCTGGTGGGCGCGTTCCTCGGCCGGCCATTCTCATTCGACGCGTACCGGGACTGGCTCGCCGGGAGCTGACGCTCCCATCGGCTGGGGCCGCGTTCGGCACACATAGGCGGGGCGGGTAGAGTTCTCCTACCCGAAGATCGCAGTCCCCCCCCGCTGCGTGACCCACATCCCCCCATAACGACGTCGCCGTCGGTGACGTGACGTCGCCTGTCGATCCCGCGATCATCCGCGTCGCGGAGCACGCGCCGGGCGCGCACGGACCCGATTGCGGCGTGCTCAGCGTTCCAGAAGCGGAGAGTCCCCATGACCGATCAGCAGACGCCGGTGTTCGGATCCGGCGCCGAGTCCCCATCGCCGTTCGAGGAGCTGATGGGACGCGGGTCCGCACCCGAGTCGTCGGGAGGCGCCGGCGGCGGGGTGGCGTTCACCACCGCGTTCCGCGGCTACGACAAGGACGAGGTCGACGCGGCGTTCGCGAACCTCTCGGCCCGCCTGCGCGCCGAGACCGAGAAGGCGGCGATGCTGCGCGACCGTCACGAGCGCGCCGGCGAGCAGCTGCACCAGCGCGCCCGCGAGACCGTCGAGCGGCTCGAGAAGGAGCTCGCCGCGGCCGACACCGAGCGGCGCGAGGTCGTCGCGCGGCTCGAGAGGGACCTCGCCGACTCGCAGAAGAAGCACCAGGCCCTGTCCGAGAAGCTCGGCGGATCGGATGCCGAGCACCGCGGCACCATCGCGAAGCTCGAGGCCGAGCTCGCCGCCTCCCAGGCGAAGATCGCCGCGTCCGAGCAGAAGATCGAGGCGCTCACCGAGGAGCTCAGCGACTCGTCCGGCGAGTCCGACAGCCGCCGCAACTTCGAGGAGATCCTCCGCGTCGCCGAGGAGCAGGCCAGCACCCTCATCAAGAACGCGACGATCCAGGCCGACCGCCTGCTCGAGGCCGCGCGCGGCGAGATCAACGCGCGCCGCGGCGAGGCGCAGACCGACGCCGAGGCGATCATCGCGCGCGCCGAGCACGACGCCCAGCAGGTGCGCCTGCGCATCGAGACCGAGCTCACGGCCCACCAGGCCCAGCTCGAGCGCGAGGCGCAGCACGCCGCCGAGAAGGTCTCGCAGGCCGAGCAGGAGGCCGCGGCCATCCGCACCGAGTCCGAGAAGGGCGCGGCGGCGCTGCGCTCCCTCGTGGCGCGCGAGACGACGCAGCAGCGCAGCGAGGCCGAGGAGGCCGTGAAGGAGCTGCGCATGCGCGCGCTCGAGTTCGAGGAGTCGCTCACGCGTCGCCAGGACGACGCGCAGCAGGAGTTCCTCATGCTCCACAACCAGGCGGTCGCCCACGCAGAGCGCATCACCCAGGATGCCAACGAGCAGGTCGCCGCCGCCCTCGAGCACGCCCAGCGCGTCGGGTCGAAGGCGGACGACTTCGACCGCCTGATGCGGGCGCAGGCGCAGCAGGTCGAGGCCGACGCCAAGCTCCGCGCCGGCGAGCACCTCGACCGGGCGCGCAGCAAGGCCCAGAAGATCATCGAGACCGTCACGGTCCACTCCCAGGCCGTGCTGCGCGACGCCGAGGATCGCACGCGCCAGCTGCGCTGGCAGCAGCACCAGCTGACGAGCTTCATGGCCGAGGTCGCGGAGCTCATCCGCGCCGAGCAGAAGGAGGGGCTGTCGTTCGACGACGAGGCCCCCGCCGCCGAGGCGCCGGTTGCCGAGGTCGCAGATGACGCGGCTCCCGAGGCTCAGGCGGACGCCGAGGAGTCGGCTCCCGAGGACGCGGCTCCCGAGGCTGAGGCGGAGGCGGACGAGGCTCAGGCCGAGCCCGTCGAGACCGACGACGTCGAGGCCGAGGTCGCTCCGTGGCCGGCGTCGGACGACCACGAGGACTGACTGTGAGGATGGCGTTCGCAGCCTGACGGTGCTGGGCTGTGGTCGGTGGCTTCGAGCGTGACCCTTGGCCTGACTGGCTTCGTGCCTTTCGCGCGACTTGTCCGCTCGGGGTCGCCGGCCCCGGCCCGAGTGGAGTGACTGGCCTGATCAGGAGCTTGACCGTCGAGCGTTGGCGCGCTCTTCGTGTCCCGTCACAGTCCTGCCGATTCTCCAACCCGGACCGGGATCCACGTCCCGTCCTGGCAATGGAGAAGAACGCATGAACAGTCTGACCGATCTGCTCGACGTCGTCATCGGCGTCGATACGCACGTCCTCACCCACACCGCCGCGATCGTCGATGCCGGCACGGGCGGGGTGATCGCCCAGCTCACCGTCGACGCGACCGCGACCGGATACGCAGAGCTGGTCGATTTCGCCGACGAGCACAGCACGCTGCGGGCCTGGGCGATCGAAGGGACCGGTGGGCACGGCGCCGGTCTCGCCCGTCACCTCGAGCGGTCGAGCGAGGTGGTCGTCGAGCTGGATCGACCCGAACGCGCGCAGCGCCGCCACGGGGCGAAATCCGACCCTTTGGACGCGATCCGCGCCGCGCGCGAGGCGCTGTCCCGGCCCCGGCTCGGAACACCACGTTCCCCAGGCGACCGCCAGGCACTGTCGGTACTGCTCGCGGCCCGCCGCTCCGCGGTCGCGTCATCTACCGATGCGCAGCGACAGGTCTTCAGTCTCGTCATCGCCGCACCCGAGCCGATCCGGGTCAAGTTCCGGGGCATGAAGCTGCCCGCGATGCTTCGCACCGCCGCGAAGCTGCGGCTGAGCCCGTCCTGGGACCTGGAGACCCGCACCACGGTCACCGTGCTGCGATCTCTGGCGCGCCGCGCACTCGAGCTCACTGCCGAGGCCGCAGCACACGAGAAGGAGATCCTCCGCATCGTCCGAACGATGCGCCCCGACCTGCTCGACCAGCCCGGGATCGGACCGATCGTCGCCGCAACAGTCCTCTGCGCATGGTCACATCCCGGCCGCATCCACTCCGAAGCCGCATTCGCGATGCTCGGCGGCGTCGCCCCGATCCCGGCGACCAGCGGTCAAGTCACCCATCGACACCGACTCAACCGCCACGGCGACAGGCAACTCAACCGGGCCCTGCACGTGATCGCGCTATCGAGGCTGCGCTACGACGAGCGCACTCGCGCCTACGCCGACCGCCGCACCAGCCAAGGACGATCACGCCGCGAGATCATCCGCTGCCTCAAGCGCTACATCGCCCGGGACCTCTACCGACTCCTCGAACACCCCGCTTGACATCCATAGGAGCGTCGCACATCGGCGGCCGGGCATCCGGTCGTGAACACTGCAGCAGCGGCGGCCGGACTTCCCGGCCGCCGCTGTCGCGTCAGAGCCCGGCGGTCTCGCGTGCGATGGCGGCGATGAACGCGTCGATGTCGTGCTCGCTCGTGTCGAACGAGCACATCCAGCGCACCTCGTTGCGCGACGCGTCCCAGTCATAGAAGCGGAACGATTCGCGCAGCCGGTCGGCGACGCCGTCGGGCAGCGTCGCGAACACTCCGTTGGACTGCGTGGGCTGCGTGAACGCAACGCCGCGGATCGAGCCGTCCGCGAGGCCCGCCTCGACGCCGCGACGCAGGCGCTGGGCCATCGCGTTCGAATGGCGCGCGTTGCGCAGCCACAGGTCGTCCTCGAGCAGCGCGACGAGCTGCGCCGAGATGAAGCGCATCTTCGACGACAGCTGCATGTTGAGCTTGCGCAGGTAGATCAGGCCGTGCGCGGCATCGGGGTTCATCACCACGACCGCCTCGCCGATCATCGCGCCGTTCTTCGTGCCGCCGAA
This region of Microbacterium thalassium genomic DNA includes:
- a CDS encoding ABC-F family ATP-binding cassette domain-containing protein, producing the protein MPAHTTTPSLVLDRVSFAWPDGTPALTDVSGSFGTGRTGLVGRNGSGKSTLLRLIAGGLTPAAGHIARSADVAFLPQRLTLDVDRGVADLLGVGAALGALRAIESGDPDPRHFDAVGDDWDIEARAHAALAEAGLEPGMLDRSVGELSGGEAVLAAVTGIRLRRAPITLLDEPTNNLDRDARTLLHEMVRSWRGALVVVSHDTALLELMDETAELYGDELSVFGGPYSQWRAWLDAEQDAARQAERAAAQVVRREKRERIEAETKLARRQAYGRKAQLEKRVPPIVAGGLKRAAQVSAGKLRGEKADREASARTALDAAERRVRDDDTVRIDLPDPSVPAGRRLAELCDGERTWVIQGPERVALVGPNGAGKTTLLEQLVASAGDGDGHAPAVSTNAGRTDEEERMPTAAARVLLRTCTARALTDRVGYLPQRVDGLDDAASVLDNVSAAAPGVDAALLRNRLARFLIRGAAVDRPVASLSGGERFRVALARLLLADPPPQLLVLDEPTNNLDLDTVDQLVAALSAYRGAVLVVSHDDAFLARLGLDRVLALTSAGTLADVDVTS
- a CDS encoding alpha/beta hydrolase — its product is MPEPLALDAAAVLWSHTPTDLAGRHLIVLLHGYGSDERDLFGLTAYLPAEFVVASVAAPLAPPWPMPGRSWYPIEGLDGRDPSHVTAAGEALIAWVDAHAAPAASVGLLGFSQGAAVSLQALRLQPERFAYAVNLSGYATPGALPRDAELAEVRPPVFWGRGTRDDVIPSPLVEHTVEWLPAHTDLSGRVYPGLTHSVSEAELDDVRAFLDKQLEGFASGAD
- a CDS encoding NUDIX hydrolase family protein; amino-acid sequence: MAVRTPDPEPAGDEPFGPPSGSVSNPAWLTDIELAEVRRRLPMLYVEAIPVRTDGMGMVTQVGILLRATPVGEITRSIVSGRVRYGETVRDALFRHLENDLGPMAFPLLPPQPVPFTVAEYFPLPGVTAFHDDRQHAVSLAFVVPVTGTCEPRQDALEVTWMAPEEAASESLAAEMEGGRGTLVRMALASVGALP
- a CDS encoding M3 family metallopeptidase, whose protein sequence is MTDTEPLPLPTDVDGWIAFATDRPVGRRARVAHIDETLRTDAGLSVLERLRLWNDAEAALREALDASYLVSESHPDARVREAAEAQIEQTESLASSRLLDRGLWAVFADAADEGLDGQAARMLAHLRRDFRRGGVDLDDSARERVRELTDRDSALCVAFSRNLRESRREIRVDPAALAGLPQDFVDAHPVGDDGMVRLTTDYPDLMPVREYASDRATRAALVAAYNDLAWPANEPVLAELLAVRAERAELLGYTDWADFEAEPRMIGSGAEIPRFLGRLDAASREAAAQEYPVLLERLRRDAPGADEVALSDFWYLLSTLKHERFDVDPQLVRSFFRFERVVDGVLATTSRLLDVEYTPVDAPSWHEDVRTYDVVRAGARLGRIHLDLHPRDGKYGHAACFGLVPGIAGRQLPESVLLCNFSRGLLTHDEVVTFFHEFGHLVHAILGGHQPWVRFSGVETEWDFVEAPSQLLEEWAWDADVLATFARNDAGEAIPAELVERMRTADAFGRALEVRRQLGHATVSYRLHVEHPADLQAATETIYATTSPVQPLPGLHPYAGFGHLTGYGACYYTYQWSLVIARDLLSAFAGDLMDPGVAARYRAEILERGGSRDATDLVGAFLGRPFSFDAYRDWLAGS
- a CDS encoding DivIVA domain-containing protein; its protein translation is MTDQQTPVFGSGAESPSPFEELMGRGSAPESSGGAGGGVAFTTAFRGYDKDEVDAAFANLSARLRAETEKAAMLRDRHERAGEQLHQRARETVERLEKELAAADTERREVVARLERDLADSQKKHQALSEKLGGSDAEHRGTIAKLEAELAASQAKIAASEQKIEALTEELSDSSGESDSRRNFEEILRVAEEQASTLIKNATIQADRLLEAARGEINARRGEAQTDAEAIIARAEHDAQQVRLRIETELTAHQAQLEREAQHAAEKVSQAEQEAAAIRTESEKGAAALRSLVARETTQQRSEAEEAVKELRMRALEFEESLTRRQDDAQQEFLMLHNQAVAHAERITQDANEQVAAALEHAQRVGSKADDFDRLMRAQAQQVEADAKLRAGEHLDRARSKAQKIIETVTVHSQAVLRDAEDRTRQLRWQQHQLTSFMAEVAELIRAEQKEGLSFDDEAPAAEAPVAEVADDAAPEAQADAEESAPEDAAPEAEAEADEAQAEPVETDDVEAEVAPWPASDDHED
- a CDS encoding IS110 family transposase, which translates into the protein MNSLTDLLDVVIGVDTHVLTHTAAIVDAGTGGVIAQLTVDATATGYAELVDFADEHSTLRAWAIEGTGGHGAGLARHLERSSEVVVELDRPERAQRRHGAKSDPLDAIRAAREALSRPRLGTPRSPGDRQALSVLLAARRSAVASSTDAQRQVFSLVIAAPEPIRVKFRGMKLPAMLRTAAKLRLSPSWDLETRTTVTVLRSLARRALELTAEAAAHEKEILRIVRTMRPDLLDQPGIGPIVAATVLCAWSHPGRIHSEAAFAMLGGVAPIPATSGQVTHRHRLNRHGDRQLNRALHVIALSRLRYDERTRAYADRRTSQGRSRREIIRCLKRYIARDLYRLLEHPA